The nucleotide window CTGCTAAAACTTGTTGATTTTATTAAATAATTCATAAATAACAGTTTTTTATAGTTATTTTAATGCCTGCATTATCTATGCGGAATTTGATTTTTTTACCGTATTATTAGTAATAACGAGAGCTATTTAATCCATGAATGAGGTTGCCGATAACATAATTTTATCATTGAAGTCTGAACCGATGTCGGCGGCTGAGCTTGCTCGTGGTTTACGGGTTGATGCAACAACGGTTACGCGGCGGCTGAATCGATTGGGCTCACAAGTGGTGATAAAAGCAGGCGAAGGCCGTGCTACTCGCTGGCTACTGCGACGTACCTTGCCTATGCTTCCGGGACAATCTGTACTGCCAATTTATCGTGTTAATGATAATGGAAAGGCGGAGAAAATAGCGCTGTTACATATCGTATATCCGGATGACAGTTATTTGGTGGAATATTTTCGTTCGGATAACGATAACAGCAAGGTATTGTCAGAGTGGAAGTTCTATGAGTCTTTGCCATGGTGGTTATCTGATATGAGACCGCAAGGGTTTCTGGGCCGCTCCTTTGCTAAACAGCTAAGGGAGCAAGGCGAGCGTCTGGAGCCTGATCCTAATAAATGGTCGGAAGATACGGCACTTGCGGTACTAGCGAAGTTTCCGCAAGATCATGTTGGTAACCTCTTACTGGGCGATGAGGCATACTCCCGATGGTTAGAGCGTCCGCAGGAAACTGTGATCGGTCATGAGCAAGCAGGCACCAAGGCTGATGCTATAGCCCGTGGTGAGCATTTTGATTCATCGGCTAAAGGTGAACAGCCTAAATTCATTGCAAACCTTGATGAGGGAGAATGTATCGTTAAATTCTCTGGAAGGGTGATGCAAACTGAGGTTGATTCAGTCGCGAATCGGTGGGCGGATTTACTGAACTCAGAAGCACTAGCAGCTGCAGCGCTTAATGCTGTGATTTCCGACGTTGCTGCTCATAATCGCACTTTCAATATTGATGGAAG belongs to Idiomarina sp. PL1-037 and includes:
- the yjjJ gene encoding type II toxin-antitoxin system HipA family toxin YjjJ codes for the protein MNEVADNIILSLKSEPMSAAELARGLRVDATTVTRRLNRLGSQVVIKAGEGRATRWLLRRTLPMLPGQSVLPIYRVNDNGKAEKIALLHIVYPDDSYLVEYFRSDNDNSKVLSEWKFYESLPWWLSDMRPQGFLGRSFAKQLREQGERLEPDPNKWSEDTALAVLAKFPQDHVGNLLLGDEAYSRWLERPQETVIGHEQAGTKADAIARGEHFDSSAKGEQPKFIANLDEGECIVKFSGRVMQTEVDSVANRWADLLNSEALAAAALNAVISDVAAHNRTFNIDGRTLLASQRFDRTRQGGRVGVVSFASLDLEFVGQANGHWPDIADALNQQGVITEEAMTRCKVAWAFGQLIANSDMHLGNVSALNFDGRPYELAPVYDMLPMHYSPTSAGDLPSEPFNIRFHPNVPQICWQTAYAAAHDFWSRVTESSVISCHFKSLAEQQLKVVEDYAASIERMA